The following DNA comes from Reinekea thalattae.
CGGCACTCCCGTCGACAAACTTTTAACTCAAATGAAGTCTGCTGGTCTGCCTCATAAAGCAGAAGGCGATGCAGTCAATGATGAGCAAAAGCAGCAGCTGTTAGATCACCTTAAAACCACTCATGGCGATACTGGTGATGCGCCAAAGAAAATAACCCTAAAGCGTAAGGTAACAACAACGCTTAAGGCGAATGGCAATAAGAACAAAACCGTGAGCATTGAGGTGCGTAAAAAACGCACCTACGTTAAGCGTGATGAAACGGCAACAGCGGCTCCTCAAGAAGAAGAGGATCGCTTATCTAAGCGCGCTGAAGAAGACGCGAAGTTAGAGGCTGCGCGTTTAAAAGCGGCACAAGAGAAAGAAGCAGAAGCGCAAAAGCAAGCTGAACTTAAACAGCAAGCAGAGCAAGCCGCTTCCAGTGATCAGAATTCTAAGGCTCAGCCAGATGCCGCTGAGGCCGTTGCCGAGCAAGAAGCGAAGCTGGTTAAAGAAGGTCAGGGTCGTAGCGCAGAGAAAAAACGTGCGCCTAATAAGGCTCGTGAAACGACTCGTCGTGTTGAAGACGGTCCTGCCGAAGCTGGACGTAAAGCTGGCCATAAAAAAGTCAGCCAAAAAGCCCAAGCACAAAGAGCATCGACACATCGTACAGGTAACAAACATCAACAGATGTTGGATGCGTTGGACGATGAAGGCTTTGGTCGTCGTCGTAAGGCAAAACGACCTAAGAAGAATTTAGAGCACCAATTTGAAAAACCAACCGCTCCGGTTATTCGTGATGTTGAGCTGTTAGGAGAAAGCATTACCGTTGCTGAGTTGGCGCAGAAGATGTCGGTTAAATCCGCCGAAGTGGTGAAAAACCTATTCAAGATGGGTGTGATGGCGACAGTGAACCAAGTACTGGATCAAGATACTGCCATCCTCGTTATCGAAGAAATGGGTCACACCTACAAGATCGTTAATGAAAACGCGCTTGAAGACACCATGATGGAAGTGACTTACGACAGTGAGCTTGAATCACGTGCACCTGTTGTTACGGTGATGGGTCACGTTGACCACGGTAAGACCAGCTTACTTGACTACATCCGTAAGTCTCGTGTGACTGCCGGTGAGTCAGGCGGTATTACTCAGCATATTGGTGCTTATCACGTTGAATCTTCTCGTGGCATGATCACCTTCTTGGATACACCAGGACACGCCGCCTTTACTGCAATGCGTGCGCGTGGTGCTCAGGCTACTGACGTTGTTATTTTGGTGGTTGCCGCAGACGATGGCGTGATGCCGCAAACCCAAGAGGCGATCCAGCACGCGAAAGCGGCCGGTGTACCATTGGTGGTGGCGATCAACAAGATCGATAAAGAAACGGCTGACCCAGATCGAGTCACTAACGAGCTTG
Coding sequences within:
- the infB gene encoding translation initiation factor IF-2, with the protein product MSEVTVKQLAESVGTPVDKLLTQMKSAGLPHKAEGDAVNDEQKQQLLDHLKTTHGDTGDAPKKITLKRKVTTTLKANGNKNKTVSIEVRKKRTYVKRDETATAAPQEEEDRLSKRAEEDAKLEAARLKAAQEKEAEAQKQAELKQQAEQAASSDQNSKAQPDAAEAVAEQEAKLVKEGQGRSAEKKRAPNKARETTRRVEDGPAEAGRKAGHKKVSQKAQAQRASTHRTGNKHQQMLDALDDEGFGRRRKAKRPKKNLEHQFEKPTAPVIRDVELLGESITVAELAQKMSVKSAEVVKNLFKMGVMATVNQVLDQDTAILVIEEMGHTYKIVNENALEDTMMEVTYDSELESRAPVVTVMGHVDHGKTSLLDYIRKSRVTAGESGGITQHIGAYHVESSRGMITFLDTPGHAAFTAMRARGAQATDVVILVVAADDGVMPQTQEAIQHAKAAGVPLVVAINKIDKETADPDRVTNELAQQDVIPESWGGDTQFIPVSAHTGQGVEELLEAVSLQAELLELKAHSTGPGKGVVIESSLDKGRGAVATVLVQSGLLKRGDVVLAGSYYGRVRALLDESAKPIDEAGPSIPAQILGLNGTPEAGDEFVVAENERAARDVAELRSSRSKGALQAQQQAAKLDALFANVGDTELRVLNVVLKTDVRGSLEAISSSLLKLGNDEVKVNIVASGVGAISESDANLAITSGAVVFGFNVRATGKAREAIERGGLDLRYYNVIYDLIDDVKAALSGMLAPDLREEIVGLAEVRDVFNSPKFGQVAGCMVVEGTVYRNKRIRVLRDEVVIYEGELESLRRFKDDVQDVRQNMECGIGVKNYTDVKVGDKIEVFDVKEVARTIDDV